Proteins from a single region of Rhodovibrio salinarum DSM 9154:
- a CDS encoding NAD-dependent succinate-semialdehyde dehydrogenase, giving the protein MTNPSNLPAGSPLANIGDQKLVRDQSYIAGEWRSGADGQHVDVTNPADGQVIGRVSALSAAESRSAVDAAEAAFASWSELLPQERSRLMRRWFDLMMANKEDLAQLMMLEQGKPISEARGEIDYAASFIEYYAEEAKRPNSENVTSHLPDAEMEVWREPIGICALITPWNFPSAMLTRKAAAAMAAGCPVVAHPSKETPFSATALAELAERAGIPAGIFNVVTGEARTVCPPWTEDTRVRALSFTGSTEVGRLLYSQCAPTVKKLVMELGGHAPVLVFADAELDDAVTESVKAKFATSGQDCLGANRILVERSIYDEFCKKFAEQTAALTVGPGPEDCDIGPLMNQGAFDKQVEHVEDAKARGAKVLCGGGRHEAGELFFQPTVLADVPSDAKIFQEETFGPVAAIAPFDEESEAITRANATEYGLVAYLHTMNPRRIYRVSRALAFGMVAVNRTKVTGAPIPFGGVKQSGLGREGGRLGMEEFTEVKYVCRDWI; this is encoded by the coding sequence ATGACCAATCCATCCAATCTGCCGGCGGGTTCGCCACTCGCCAACATCGGCGACCAGAAACTGGTGCGCGACCAGTCCTACATTGCCGGAGAATGGCGCAGCGGCGCCGACGGCCAGCACGTCGACGTCACCAACCCCGCCGACGGCCAGGTGATCGGGCGCGTCAGCGCGCTGTCGGCGGCCGAGAGCCGGTCCGCGGTCGATGCCGCCGAGGCCGCCTTCGCCAGTTGGTCCGAGCTGCTGCCCCAGGAGCGCTCGCGGCTGATGCGGCGCTGGTTCGACCTGATGATGGCGAACAAGGAAGACCTCGCCCAGTTGATGATGCTGGAGCAGGGCAAACCGATCTCCGAAGCGCGCGGGGAAATCGATTACGCCGCCTCGTTCATCGAGTACTACGCCGAGGAGGCCAAGCGGCCGAACAGCGAGAACGTCACCTCCCACCTGCCGGACGCGGAGATGGAGGTCTGGCGCGAGCCGATCGGCATCTGCGCGCTGATCACACCGTGGAACTTCCCTTCCGCGATGCTGACCCGCAAGGCGGCCGCGGCGATGGCGGCGGGCTGCCCGGTGGTGGCGCACCCGTCGAAGGAAACCCCCTTTTCCGCGACCGCGCTCGCGGAACTGGCGGAGCGCGCGGGCATCCCGGCCGGCATCTTCAACGTCGTCACCGGCGAGGCGCGCACCGTCTGCCCGCCCTGGACCGAGGACACGCGGGTCCGCGCGCTCTCCTTCACCGGCTCCACTGAGGTCGGCCGACTGCTCTACAGCCAGTGCGCGCCCACGGTGAAGAAGCTGGTGATGGAGCTGGGCGGCCACGCCCCTGTGCTGGTGTTCGCCGATGCCGAGCTGGACGACGCGGTTACGGAATCGGTGAAGGCCAAGTTCGCCACCAGCGGCCAGGACTGCCTGGGCGCCAACCGAATCCTGGTCGAGCGGTCGATCTACGACGAATTCTGCAAGAAGTTCGCCGAACAGACGGCCGCGCTTACCGTCGGTCCGGGGCCTGAGGACTGCGATATCGGCCCGTTGATGAACCAGGGGGCCTTCGACAAGCAGGTCGAGCACGTCGAGGACGCCAAGGCGCGGGGCGCGAAGGTGCTGTGCGGCGGCGGCCGGCACGAGGCCGGCGAGTTGTTCTTCCAGCCGACCGTTCTGGCCGATGTGCCGTCGGACGCCAAGATCTTCCAGGAGGAGACCTTTGGCCCGGTCGCCGCGATCGCGCCGTTCGATGAGGAGAGCGAGGCGATCACCCGCGCCAACGCCACCGAGTACGGTCTGGTCGCCTACCTGCACACCATGAACCCGCGGCGCATCTACCGGGTCAGCCGGGCGCTCGCGTTCGGCATGGTCGCGGTCAACCGCACCAAGGTGACCGGCGCCCCGATCCCGTTCGGCGGCGTCAAGCAGTCCGGCCTGGGCCGCGAAGGTGGCCGCCTGGGCATGGAAGAGTTCACGGAAGTGAAGTACGTCTGCCGCGACTGGATCTAG
- the ettA gene encoding energy-dependent translational throttle protein EttA yields MAYQYTYVMKGLTKTWPGGREVLKDVWLSFLPGAKIGVLGLNGAGKSTLLKIMAGLDQEYNGEAWAANGAKVGYLPQEPELDPNLDVAGNVMQGLGEIKELVDRFEQISARFAEDLDPDEMTKLIEEQSELQEKIDAADAWDLDRTIEIAMDALRCPPGDADVTRLSGGERRRVALCRLLLQKPDLLLLDEPTNHLDAESVAWLERHLEEYPGTVVCVTHDRYFLDNVAGWILELDRGYAIPHKGNYSHWLEQKQKRLEQEEKEESARQRTLKQELQWAQSSPKGRQSKAKARVQKYEELLQQQNQPKQAAESGQIVFPTPPRLGDLVVEADQVRKGYGNTVLIDELSFKVPPGAIVGIIGPNGAGKTTLFRMITGQETPDSGNIRLGETVQLGYVDQSRDSLNPKRTVWEEISDGNEIIDLGKKQVNSRAWVGAFNFKGRDQQKEVGTLSGGERNRVHLAKMVKNGGNFLLLDEPTNDLDVETLRSLEEALLEFPGCAMVISHDRWFLDKISTHILAFEGDSHVEWFEGNFQQYEEDRIKRFGEEAVQPHRIKYKRLER; encoded by the coding sequence ATGGCCTACCAGTATACCTACGTGATGAAGGGTCTGACCAAGACCTGGCCGGGCGGCCGGGAGGTCCTGAAGGACGTCTGGCTGTCGTTCCTGCCCGGGGCGAAGATCGGCGTGCTCGGCCTGAACGGCGCGGGCAAGTCGACCTTGCTGAAGATCATGGCCGGCCTGGATCAGGAGTACAACGGCGAGGCCTGGGCCGCCAACGGCGCCAAGGTCGGCTATCTGCCGCAGGAGCCGGAACTCGATCCGAATTTGGATGTCGCCGGCAACGTCATGCAGGGCCTGGGCGAGATCAAGGAGCTGGTCGACCGGTTCGAGCAGATCTCCGCGCGCTTCGCCGAAGACCTCGATCCCGACGAGATGACCAAGCTGATCGAGGAGCAGTCGGAGCTGCAGGAGAAGATCGACGCGGCGGACGCCTGGGATCTCGACCGGACGATCGAGATCGCCATGGACGCCCTGCGCTGCCCGCCGGGGGACGCCGACGTGACCCGCCTGTCGGGTGGCGAGCGCCGGCGCGTGGCGCTGTGCCGGCTGCTGTTGCAGAAGCCCGACCTGCTGCTGCTGGACGAGCCGACCAACCACCTGGACGCCGAGAGCGTGGCCTGGCTGGAGCGCCACCTGGAGGAGTATCCGGGCACGGTCGTGTGCGTCACCCACGACCGCTACTTCCTGGATAACGTCGCCGGGTGGATTCTGGAGCTCGACCGCGGCTACGCGATCCCGCACAAGGGCAACTACTCCCACTGGCTGGAGCAGAAGCAGAAGCGCCTGGAGCAGGAGGAGAAGGAGGAGAGCGCCCGCCAGCGCACCCTCAAGCAGGAGCTGCAGTGGGCGCAGTCCTCGCCCAAGGGCCGGCAGTCCAAGGCCAAGGCGCGCGTGCAGAAGTACGAGGAGTTGCTGCAGCAGCAGAACCAACCCAAGCAGGCGGCCGAGTCCGGCCAGATCGTGTTCCCGACGCCACCGCGTCTGGGCGACCTGGTGGTCGAGGCCGACCAGGTGCGCAAGGGCTACGGCAACACCGTCCTGATCGATGAACTGTCGTTCAAGGTGCCGCCGGGGGCGATCGTCGGCATCATCGGTCCGAACGGCGCGGGTAAGACCACCCTGTTCCGGATGATCACGGGGCAGGAGACGCCTGACAGCGGCAATATTCGCCTGGGTGAGACGGTGCAGCTCGGCTACGTTGACCAGTCGCGCGACAGCCTGAACCCCAAGCGCACCGTGTGGGAGGAAATCTCCGACGGCAACGAGATCATCGATCTCGGCAAGAAGCAGGTGAACTCCCGCGCCTGGGTCGGCGCCTTCAACTTCAAGGGCCGCGATCAGCAGAAGGAGGTCGGCACGCTTTCCGGTGGTGAGCGCAACCGCGTGCACCTCGCCAAGATGGTCAAGAACGGCGGCAACTTCCTGCTGCTGGACGAGCCGACCAACGACCTCGATGTCGAAACGCTGCGCTCGCTCGAAGAGGCGCTGCTCGAGTTCCCCGGCTGCGCCATGGTGATCAGCCACGACCGCTGGTTCCTGGACAAGATCTCCACGCACATCCTGGCGTTCGAGGGCGACAGCCACGTCGAGTGGTTCGAGGGCAACTTCCAGCAGTACGAGGAAGACCGCATCAAGCGCTTCGGCGAGGAGGCGGTGCAGCCTCACCGCATCAAGTACAAGCGCCTGGAGCGCTGA
- a CDS encoding universal stress protein: MFDKILVPIDTAHESSYKKALPLAAEEARHHGASLTVMTVIPDVEPVRADRIEPEDEQKRLDAILRDYGPTDMQVETVIERGDSVHKTIRAKAEQLGCDLIVMNSHHPELKDYVLGSNASQVVHHAKCSVFVVR, from the coding sequence ATGTTCGACAAGATCCTGGTTCCGATCGATACCGCGCACGAATCCTCGTACAAGAAGGCGCTGCCGTTGGCCGCCGAGGAGGCGCGGCATCACGGTGCCAGCCTGACGGTCATGACGGTGATCCCCGACGTCGAGCCGGTGCGCGCCGACCGGATCGAGCCGGAGGACGAACAGAAGCGCCTGGACGCCATTCTGAGGGACTACGGCCCGACCGACATGCAGGTGGAAACGGTGATCGAGCGCGGTGACAGCGTGCACAAGACGATCCGCGCCAAGGCGGAACAACTCGGGTGCGATCTGATCGTCATGAATTCACACCACCCCGAACTGAAGGACTACGTGCTCGGCTCCAACGCCTCGCAGGTCGTCCACCACGCCAAGTGCTCGGTCTTCGTGGTGCGGTGA
- a CDS encoding MlaC/ttg2D family ABC transporter substrate-binding protein, whose amino-acid sequence MMGMTKGWTRRAALAVLATGAMLGLLLPTAPHAAAKDSSDGAAQFIESLGQQAINELSDDGVPASERKQAFLDLLERGFALDAISRFVLGRYWRVASEQQQDKFQDVFKRIMAQRFLPLFRGYERDDFVVSGVGPDPTQPSLYAVRTMISRPNQTNGEGPKAEVIWRVRPRDGDYEIVDVKAEGVSMAITLRSEYNAAIQQAGGNVGDLIAKLETNLAKGAYAPDIAGN is encoded by the coding sequence ATGATGGGCATGACAAAAGGCTGGACACGGCGGGCTGCACTAGCCGTCCTGGCCACGGGGGCAATGCTGGGCCTGCTGCTGCCCACCGCCCCGCATGCTGCGGCGAAGGACTCGTCGGACGGCGCCGCGCAGTTTATCGAATCGCTTGGCCAGCAGGCGATCAACGAGCTAAGCGACGACGGCGTCCCGGCGTCCGAACGCAAGCAAGCCTTTCTGGATCTGCTGGAGCGTGGCTTCGCGCTGGACGCGATCAGCCGCTTCGTGCTTGGACGCTATTGGCGTGTCGCCAGCGAGCAACAGCAGGACAAGTTCCAGGACGTCTTCAAACGGATCATGGCGCAGCGCTTCCTGCCGCTGTTCCGGGGCTACGAGCGGGACGATTTCGTGGTCTCCGGCGTCGGACCCGATCCGACCCAGCCGAGCCTGTACGCCGTCCGCACGATGATTTCCCGGCCCAATCAAACCAATGGCGAGGGGCCCAAGGCCGAAGTCATCTGGCGGGTGCGCCCACGTGACGGCGATTACGAGATCGTCGACGTCAAAGCGGAAGGCGTCTCGATGGCGATCACGCTGCGCAGCGAGTACAACGCGGCGATCCAGCAAGCCGGCGGCAACGTCGGCGACCTGATCGCCAAGCTGGAAACCAATCTCGCCAAGGGCGCTTACGCCCCGGACATAGCCGGCAACTAG